The Caulifigura coniformis genome includes a region encoding these proteins:
- a CDS encoding tetratricopeptide repeat protein, producing MLRLIVLTAATPLLLRADDQKEAYSPSKTVVVIDKAAPIMASEKTLASVPAGTVLVYTKEEGNWLLIPRFGGWLKRDNSLPLERGEEHFTQLIKVQPSSAAFHYRGTVRLQGGQFAEAAADFTEAAKLDPKSSSPLVNRGIAKTGLGDVAGARVDFDRALELAPKDPFALVHRATLSIEENNLPSAKTDVALLLEVAPQSVEGFNCRGLIHLRENKLDEAIADFSKAIEIFPQFSGAYLNRGTARYAKREFEAALKDYASAQQFDPNNIRAFNDAAWLLATCPDEGVRNPKLAVQLAEQTDAMSDLPVGNFLDTLAAAYAADGRFEDAIEAADHALKLMPEADKPPTVLRLEKYRQKKAHIEEPSVTAPVTPAP from the coding sequence GTGCTGAGACTGATTGTCCTGACCGCTGCCACTCCCCTTCTCCTCAGGGCTGACGACCAAAAAGAGGCCTACTCGCCCTCTAAAACGGTCGTCGTCATCGACAAGGCCGCGCCGATCATGGCGTCCGAGAAAACCCTGGCGTCAGTGCCTGCCGGGACCGTCCTGGTCTATACGAAGGAGGAGGGCAACTGGCTCCTCATCCCCCGATTCGGCGGCTGGCTCAAGCGGGATAATTCCCTCCCTCTTGAGCGGGGCGAAGAACACTTCACCCAGCTCATCAAGGTACAGCCTTCGTCGGCGGCTTTCCACTACCGCGGGACCGTGCGCCTGCAGGGCGGACAATTCGCGGAGGCCGCCGCGGATTTCACCGAAGCGGCCAAGCTTGACCCTAAGTCGTCTTCGCCGCTCGTCAACCGGGGAATTGCGAAAACTGGCTTGGGAGACGTCGCTGGCGCCCGTGTCGATTTCGACCGCGCGCTCGAACTTGCGCCGAAAGACCCGTTTGCGCTCGTGCACCGGGCCACGCTTTCGATCGAGGAAAACAACCTGCCGTCGGCGAAAACGGACGTGGCCCTGCTCCTGGAGGTCGCCCCTCAATCGGTGGAAGGCTTTAACTGCCGCGGACTGATCCATCTCCGCGAGAACAAACTGGACGAGGCGATTGCGGATTTCAGCAAGGCGATCGAGATCTTCCCCCAATTCTCGGGGGCGTACCTGAATCGCGGGACGGCCCGTTACGCGAAGCGGGAGTTCGAGGCGGCTCTCAAGGATTACGCCAGTGCGCAGCAGTTCGATCCCAACAACATCCGCGCCTTCAATGACGCGGCCTGGCTGCTGGCGACGTGCCCCGACGAAGGGGTTCGGAACCCGAAGCTCGCGGTCCAGCTGGCCGAGCAGACGGACGCCATGAGCGACCTGCCGGTGGGGAATTTTCTCGACACGCTGGCGGCCGCCTATGCGGCGGACGGGAGGTTCGAGGATGCGATCGAAGCGGCCGACCATGCGCTGAAGCTGATGCCGGAGGCGGACAAGCCGCCGACCGTGCTGCGTCTCGAGAAGTATCGCCAGAAGAAGGCGCACATCGAGGAGCCGTCGGTCACGGCGCCGGTGACACCGGCGCCGTGA
- a CDS encoding S1C family serine protease gives MSLTIRELHSEGSPPPAGPGPSRPAVVRDGDLLDAYSQAVVNVVATVSPAVISLAGPHGEGGGGSGFIVASDGLALTNSHVVDGRGKLQAMTTDGDRLAAELIGDDPATDLAVVRLKARDLPVVPIGDSSTLLVGQLVIAIGSPLGLQSTVSAGIVSALGRSLRAKDGRLIEKVVQHTAPINPGNSGGPLVDSRGRVVGVNTAMIAMAQGLGLAVPASTAGWVLSEVLAHGRVRRRLLGISAAVVPLPRRLISELDLLTTTGVQVTEVLPGGSAAAAGVHPGDVIVLLADRIVETTDDLHRLLSLAPSGGELAMTVIRDDELVELMISPLHG, from the coding sequence ATGAGCCTCACCATCAGGGAACTGCACAGCGAAGGATCGCCCCCACCCGCCGGCCCCGGCCCCTCCAGGCCCGCCGTCGTCCGCGACGGCGATCTCCTCGACGCCTATTCCCAGGCCGTCGTCAACGTCGTCGCCACAGTCTCTCCCGCTGTCATCAGCCTCGCCGGCCCTCACGGTGAAGGGGGTGGCGGATCGGGCTTCATCGTTGCTTCCGACGGTCTCGCCCTGACGAACAGCCATGTCGTCGACGGGCGCGGGAAACTCCAGGCCATGACGACCGACGGCGATCGACTCGCCGCGGAACTGATCGGCGACGACCCCGCCACCGACCTCGCCGTCGTCAGGCTCAAGGCACGCGACCTCCCCGTCGTCCCCATCGGAGATTCCAGCACGCTGCTCGTCGGGCAGCTGGTTATCGCCATTGGCAGCCCGCTTGGCCTGCAGTCCACCGTCTCCGCCGGCATCGTCAGCGCTCTCGGCCGCAGTCTCCGTGCGAAGGATGGACGGCTGATCGAAAAAGTCGTCCAGCACACCGCTCCGATCAACCCGGGGAACTCCGGAGGTCCCCTCGTCGATTCGCGCGGCCGGGTCGTCGGCGTCAATACCGCGATGATCGCCATGGCTCAGGGCCTCGGCCTCGCCGTGCCCGCGTCGACCGCCGGTTGGGTCCTCTCCGAGGTCCTCGCGCATGGCCGCGTTCGCCGTCGCCTGCTGGGCATCTCCGCGGCCGTCGTCCCGCTCCCCCGTCGACTCATCAGCGAACTCGACCTGCTGACGACGACCGGTGTCCAGGTGACGGAAGTCCTCCCTGGCGGCAGCGCCGCGGCCGCCGGTGTCCATCCCGGCGACGTGATCGTGCTCCTCGCCGATCGCATCGTCGAAACGACCGACGATCTCCATCGTCTGCTGTCGCTCGCACCGTCCGGCGGCGAACTCGCGATGACCGTGATTCGCGACGACGAACTCGTGGAACTGATGATCTCTCCGCTCCACGGCTGA
- a CDS encoding acyltransferase family protein, translated as MAAPRTPPLPPLPGAPAPTPRLMSLDALRGFDMCWILGLDAILSRGSAHLATASWVPESVKENLLKPVIEQLDHVEWEGLVFYDVIFPLFLFLSGVSMAISVSRRQKQFGTWSAARHLVVRAILICLIGIIYSGGLRGVTWGKTDLESGINSIRFLGVLQRIGIASAAAGLLSLWLGTRGLVAALVTILLGYWALLTYYPVPEFGPGNFEAGKNLANYVDTLFLPGRKYPEKSTFDPEGILSTLPAIGTALLGLLTGKWLFGTATPGKKVALLIGVGALLAGIAYAWHANPAGWEKFPTFPIVKKIWTSSFVLAAGGLSMIALGLFYAVIDVAGFRKWAVPFVWVGANPIALYIASGMGAFRSVAARLVGTCPSPWTWVAPLVAFLLMLATARFLYRRGIHIRI; from the coding sequence ATGGCCGCACCCCGGACGCCTCCCCTCCCGCCGCTTCCCGGCGCCCCGGCTCCCACGCCGCGGCTGATGTCGCTCGACGCCCTGCGCGGCTTCGACATGTGCTGGATCCTGGGGCTCGACGCCATCCTCAGCCGCGGTTCCGCACATCTGGCGACCGCCTCCTGGGTCCCGGAATCGGTCAAGGAAAACCTCCTCAAACCGGTCATCGAACAACTCGATCACGTCGAATGGGAAGGTCTCGTCTTCTACGACGTCATCTTCCCGCTGTTCCTGTTTCTCTCCGGCGTGTCGATGGCGATTTCGGTCTCCCGTCGGCAGAAGCAGTTCGGAACCTGGTCCGCCGCGCGTCACCTGGTCGTGCGGGCCATCCTCATCTGCCTCATCGGAATCATCTACTCCGGCGGCCTTCGTGGAGTCACCTGGGGCAAGACCGACCTCGAATCCGGCATCAACTCGATTCGATTCCTCGGAGTCCTCCAGCGGATCGGCATCGCCTCCGCCGCGGCCGGTCTGCTCTCCCTCTGGCTTGGAACTCGCGGCCTCGTCGCTGCGCTCGTCACGATCCTCCTCGGCTACTGGGCGCTCCTCACTTACTACCCCGTCCCCGAATTCGGCCCCGGAAACTTCGAAGCGGGCAAGAACCTCGCCAACTACGTCGACACCCTGTTTCTGCCCGGCCGCAAATACCCCGAGAAGTCGACCTTCGATCCCGAAGGCATTCTCAGCACGCTGCCCGCCATCGGAACGGCGCTTCTCGGATTGCTCACCGGCAAATGGCTCTTCGGGACCGCGACGCCCGGCAAGAAGGTCGCCCTGCTGATCGGTGTCGGAGCGCTGCTCGCCGGAATCGCCTATGCCTGGCATGCCAACCCCGCCGGCTGGGAGAAGTTCCCGACCTTCCCCATCGTCAAGAAGATCTGGACCTCGAGCTTCGTTCTTGCGGCGGGCGGCCTGAGCATGATCGCGCTCGGACTGTTCTACGCCGTCATCGACGTCGCCGGTTTCCGCAAATGGGCCGTCCCCTTTGTCTGGGTCGGCGCCAATCCGATCGCCCTCTACATCGCCAGCGGCATGGGAGCGTTCCGCAGCGTGGCCGCGAGGCTCGTCGGAACCTGTCCCAGCCCATGGACGTGGGTCGCGCCGCTCGTCGCTTTCCTGCTCATGCTCGCGACGGCACGCTTCCTCTACCGCCGCGGCATCCACATCCGGATCTGA
- the coaD gene encoding pantetheine-phosphate adenylyltransferase, translating into MPTSARIAIYPGSFDPVTLGHEDIVRRGASLFSELTVAIGINPEKSPLFTHEERLEVLREVFADLPNVKVASFHGLTVDFAKSIGATVMLRGLRTVSDMDAEFTMALANHVLAPDIETVFLMAAERYSHISSTLIRQIARMAKSAGRQHLSQFVPEAVIDLLIEKSSE; encoded by the coding sequence ATGCCGACCTCCGCACGCATCGCGATCTACCCTGGCAGCTTCGACCCCGTCACCCTGGGGCATGAAGACATTGTGCGGCGCGGGGCGTCGCTGTTTTCCGAGCTGACGGTTGCGATCGGCATCAATCCCGAGAAGTCGCCGCTGTTCACACATGAGGAGCGGCTGGAGGTCCTCCGGGAGGTTTTCGCCGACCTGCCGAACGTGAAGGTCGCAAGCTTCCACGGTCTGACGGTCGATTTCGCGAAGAGCATCGGAGCGACGGTGATGCTCCGCGGGCTGCGGACGGTGTCGGATATGGATGCGGAGTTCACGATGGCGCTGGCGAACCATGTGCTGGCGCCGGATATCGAAACCGTGTTCCTGATGGCGGCGGAGCGCTATTCGCACATTTCCAGCACGCTCATCCGGCAGATTGCGCGGATGGCCAAATCGGCCGGGCGGCAGCATCTGTCGCAGTTCGTTCCGGAAGCGGTGATCGACCTGCTGATTGAGAAATCGAGCGAGTAG
- a CDS encoding cob(I)yrinic acid a,c-diamide adenosyltransferase, whose protein sequence is MVYLNRIYTKTGDAGETGLGDGSRVSKTHPRVVAYGTVDELNSVLGLAVANGQFPEDVRELIRSIQNDLFDVGADLCVPPYEGENPETSLRVVESQVTRLERAIDGFNERLQPLNSFILPGGTPAAAFLHLARTVCRRAEIEVVRIPKTEAINEQVVCYLNRLSDLLFVVGRICNDDGRGDVLWTPGKNR, encoded by the coding sequence TTGGTCTATCTCAACCGCATTTACACGAAAACAGGCGACGCCGGTGAAACGGGGCTGGGGGACGGCTCGCGCGTGTCGAAGACGCACCCGCGGGTGGTGGCCTATGGGACGGTCGATGAACTCAATTCGGTGCTCGGGCTGGCCGTCGCGAACGGGCAGTTCCCGGAGGACGTGCGCGAGCTGATCCGGTCGATCCAGAACGACCTGTTCGACGTGGGGGCGGACCTGTGCGTTCCCCCGTATGAGGGAGAGAACCCGGAGACGAGCCTGCGGGTGGTCGAATCGCAGGTGACGCGGCTGGAGCGGGCGATCGACGGCTTCAATGAGCGCCTGCAGCCGCTCAACAGTTTCATCCTGCCTGGGGGGACTCCGGCGGCCGCCTTTCTGCACCTGGCTCGGACGGTGTGCCGGCGGGCGGAAATCGAGGTGGTGAGGATTCCAAAGACAGAAGCGATCAACGAGCAGGTGGTCTGCTACCTGAACCGGCTTTCGGACCTGCTGTTCGTCGTGGGACGGATCTGCAACGACGATGGGCGGGGGGATGTGCTGTGGACACCGGGGAAGAACCGTTGA
- a CDS encoding peptide MFS transporter, with amino-acid sequence MAAVPAGPATETIDLPSDKTWLGHPVGLFLLFLVEMWERFSYYGMRALLVLYLIARTTGDENGFNPGRGWSESEASSLYGWYTGLAYLFPIFGGMIADKFIGTHRSMLVGGTLISIGHIILGISGLGDLEHSAAGMSLFITGLAAIVLGTGHFKPTVSVMVGQLYRQGDPRRDGAFTIFYMGINLGAFLCAFICGTLGEKVGWHWGFGSAAVGMILGMVIYMIGRPTFLGRIGEAPRQDAVRLSWMFLFISLALSAAFGWIYHAGALNALQEGIATLKAKPALWNTIVGATVLAIVGWAVMFIRKNAPEDRGPVATILIFMLFNAMFWLAFEQAGSSINVFTNDEVNREVPFFPVASVPGDPASPKVPFVVPTTWFQSVNAAFIILLAPIMSAIWVWLGRRKMNPSQPMKIFWGLSLLGFGYLFTVWAGVLALGDAKAPMWLIVATYFWHTVGELCVSPTGLSYVTKAAPKQYVSLLMGLYFVSSFIANLGGGLVAAQVEAVEKGEMKLPWSFGGRADFFFLFVVTSFGAAALVLAMTPWLKKMMRSTAD; translated from the coding sequence ATGGCCGCTGTCCCTGCCGGACCTGCGACTGAGACCATTGACCTCCCCTCGGACAAAACCTGGCTCGGACATCCGGTCGGCTTGTTCCTGCTCTTCCTCGTCGAGATGTGGGAACGCTTCAGCTACTACGGCATGCGGGCCCTGCTCGTCCTCTATCTCATCGCCAGAACCACTGGCGATGAGAACGGCTTCAATCCCGGCCGCGGCTGGTCGGAAAGCGAAGCCAGCTCCCTGTACGGCTGGTACACCGGCCTCGCCTACCTGTTCCCCATCTTCGGCGGAATGATCGCCGACAAGTTCATCGGCACCCACCGCTCGATGCTCGTCGGCGGCACGCTGATTTCCATCGGACACATCATCCTCGGCATCTCCGGGCTCGGAGACCTCGAGCACAGCGCCGCCGGCATGTCCCTGTTCATCACAGGCCTCGCCGCCATCGTTCTCGGAACGGGCCACTTCAAGCCCACGGTTTCCGTCATGGTCGGCCAGCTCTACAGGCAGGGCGACCCCCGCCGCGACGGCGCCTTCACCATCTTCTACATGGGCATCAACCTCGGCGCGTTCCTGTGTGCCTTCATCTGCGGCACGCTCGGGGAAAAAGTCGGCTGGCACTGGGGGTTCGGCTCCGCGGCCGTCGGCATGATCCTCGGGATGGTCATCTACATGATCGGCCGCCCGACCTTCCTCGGACGCATCGGCGAAGCCCCCAGGCAGGACGCTGTCCGCCTCTCCTGGATGTTCCTGTTCATCTCGCTCGCGCTCTCGGCCGCGTTTGGCTGGATCTATCACGCCGGTGCACTCAACGCGCTTCAGGAAGGCATCGCCACGCTGAAGGCGAAGCCCGCCCTGTGGAACACGATCGTGGGAGCCACTGTGCTTGCCATCGTCGGCTGGGCCGTGATGTTCATCCGCAAGAATGCCCCGGAAGATCGCGGCCCCGTCGCGACCATCCTCATCTTCATGCTCTTCAACGCCATGTTCTGGCTGGCCTTCGAGCAGGCTGGCTCAAGCATCAACGTCTTTACCAACGACGAAGTGAATCGGGAGGTTCCCTTCTTCCCCGTCGCGTCAGTTCCCGGCGATCCGGCCAGTCCCAAGGTCCCCTTTGTCGTTCCCACCACGTGGTTCCAGTCGGTCAACGCGGCCTTCATTATCCTGCTCGCGCCGATCATGTCGGCCATCTGGGTCTGGCTCGGCCGCAGGAAAATGAATCCTTCCCAGCCGATGAAGATCTTCTGGGGACTTTCGCTGCTCGGCTTCGGATACCTCTTCACCGTCTGGGCCGGCGTCCTCGCCCTGGGCGACGCCAAGGCCCCCATGTGGCTGATCGTCGCCACCTATTTCTGGCACACCGTCGGCGAACTGTGCGTCTCGCCAACCGGCCTGTCGTATGTCACGAAAGCCGCCCCGAAGCAGTATGTCTCGCTCTTGATGGGCCTCTATTTCGTCTCCAGCTTCATCGCCAACCTCGGCGGCGGTTTGGTCGCTGCACAGGTCGAAGCCGTCGAGAAGGGTGAGATGAAACTCCCCTGGAGCTTCGGCGGCCGGGCCGACTTCTTCTTCCTCTTCGTGGTCACCAGCTTCGGCGCCGCCGCCCTCGTCCTGGCGATGACCCCCTGGCTCAAGAAAATGATGCGCAGCACCGCCGACTAA
- a CDS encoding DSD1 family PLP-dependent enzyme: MFANLIGRPKAELDTPSLTVDLDAFEQNVDKAAAFLASKNKQWRPHAKCHKSPVIAHRLLRAGAIGVTCAKVSEAEVFAQAGIRDILIANAIVGSQKLERVASLTHWADPVIVVDHFVQAEALAAMCRKRGTTCRVILEVNIGMNRVGIRPGTDTRELAQGVAKLPGIRLVGIMGYEGHLLALSDPEEKAHKIRNAIAILEETRDTMLQDGIECSLVSAGGTGSIEITSECAAPTELQSGAVIFADPFYSERCGLVGYTPALRLIATVVSRGKLERGILDAGRKTLHPDTHPSKLIGTVEGRPLNDAVIASLNAEHGILELGPQSQDLRIGDKVEIIPGYCDFTMILHRALFGIRGGLVETVWPIPGRGCLQ, from the coding sequence GTGTTCGCCAACCTGATTGGCCGTCCCAAGGCCGAGCTCGATACTCCGTCCCTCACCGTCGACCTCGATGCATTCGAGCAGAACGTCGACAAGGCGGCCGCTTTTCTGGCGTCGAAGAACAAGCAGTGGCGGCCCCATGCCAAATGCCACAAGTCACCGGTGATTGCCCACCGGCTGCTGCGGGCGGGGGCGATCGGAGTGACCTGCGCGAAGGTGTCGGAGGCGGAGGTTTTTGCGCAGGCGGGGATTCGCGACATCCTGATCGCCAATGCGATTGTCGGTTCCCAGAAGCTGGAACGGGTGGCGTCGCTGACGCACTGGGCCGATCCGGTGATCGTTGTCGACCATTTCGTGCAGGCCGAGGCTCTGGCGGCGATGTGTCGCAAGCGGGGGACGACCTGCCGCGTGATTCTGGAAGTGAACATCGGGATGAACCGGGTCGGCATCCGGCCGGGGACCGATACCCGGGAGCTGGCCCAGGGAGTTGCGAAGCTTCCGGGAATCCGGCTGGTGGGGATCATGGGCTACGAGGGACACCTTCTCGCGCTGTCCGATCCGGAAGAGAAGGCTCACAAGATCCGGAATGCCATCGCGATCCTCGAAGAGACGCGCGACACGATGCTGCAGGACGGGATTGAATGCTCGCTGGTGAGCGCGGGGGGGACGGGGTCGATCGAGATCACGTCCGAGTGCGCGGCGCCGACGGAACTGCAGTCGGGGGCGGTGATCTTCGCCGACCCGTTCTATTCCGAGCGGTGCGGACTGGTTGGCTACACCCCTGCCCTGCGGCTGATTGCGACAGTCGTCAGCCGGGGCAAGCTGGAGCGCGGCATTCTCGATGCGGGCCGGAAGACCCTGCATCCAGACACGCACCCATCGAAACTGATCGGGACGGTCGAGGGGCGGCCGCTGAATGACGCGGTGATCGCCAGCCTGAACGCCGAGCATGGCATCCTGGAGCTGGGGCCTCAGTCGCAGGATCTGCGGATTGGCGACAAGGTGGAGATCATCCCGGGATACTGCGACTTCACGATGATCCTGCACCGGGCGCTGTTCGGGATCCGGGGGGGACTCGTGGAGACGGTGTGGCCGATCCCGGGTCGGGGATGCCTGCAGTAG
- a CDS encoding thiol-disulfide oxidoreductase DCC family protein, which produces MSTATADRMNEATKRVDHPILFFDGLCGLCNSSVDFVMKRDTRDVFRYAPLQGETAAEHLSAKDREDLDSVVLQTPDGLYRHTSAVVRILWKLPGVWPFLGTLLWLIPRPIRNVGYRLVAKNRYRFFGKKETCRLPTPEEIGRLLP; this is translated from the coding sequence ATGTCGACGGCGACTGCAGATCGAATGAACGAAGCGACGAAGAGGGTCGATCATCCGATCCTGTTCTTCGACGGGCTGTGCGGACTGTGCAACAGCTCGGTCGATTTCGTGATGAAGCGCGACACGCGGGACGTGTTCCGCTATGCGCCTCTGCAGGGGGAGACTGCGGCGGAGCATCTTTCCGCGAAGGATCGCGAGGACCTCGACAGCGTTGTGCTGCAGACGCCGGACGGCCTGTATCGACACACGTCGGCGGTGGTCCGGATCCTGTGGAAGCTGCCGGGAGTCTGGCCGTTTCTGGGGACGCTGCTGTGGCTGATTCCGCGTCCGATCCGGAACGTGGGATACCGGCTGGTCGCAAAGAACCGGTATCGATTCTTCGGGAAGAAAGAGACGTGCCGGCTGCCGACGCCGGAAGAAATTGGCCGGCTGCTGCCGTGA
- the wrbA gene encoding NAD(P)H:quinone oxidoreductase, with translation MPTKVDVIFYSTYGHVFRLAEAIAEGARSVPGVESRVLRVAETLPDEVIAKMGATEAQKAFAHIPIADPRQLAEADGIILGCPTRYGAAPAQMRAFLDNTGGLWTSGALIGKVGSAFTSTASQHGGQETTLLSMSTFFFHMGMVIAGVPYSVKELVEMNEMTGGTPYGASTVAGPKGERQPSENELAIARAQGVHVARIAVKLAAK, from the coding sequence ATGCCCACCAAAGTCGACGTCATCTTCTACAGCACCTACGGCCACGTGTTTCGCCTGGCCGAAGCCATCGCCGAAGGCGCGAGGTCCGTCCCCGGTGTCGAATCGCGAGTCCTTCGCGTCGCGGAAACCCTCCCCGATGAAGTGATAGCGAAGATGGGCGCCACCGAAGCGCAGAAAGCCTTCGCCCACATCCCGATCGCCGACCCCCGTCAGCTGGCTGAAGCCGACGGCATTATCCTCGGCTGCCCCACCCGCTACGGCGCCGCTCCCGCCCAGATGCGCGCCTTCCTCGACAACACCGGCGGCCTCTGGACTTCCGGGGCTCTCATCGGAAAAGTCGGCTCCGCGTTCACATCGACCGCCAGCCAGCACGGCGGGCAGGAAACCACGCTGCTCTCGATGTCCACGTTCTTCTTCCACATGGGGATGGTCATCGCCGGCGTCCCCTACAGCGTGAAGGAACTCGTGGAAATGAACGAGATGACCGGTGGCACCCCTTACGGGGCATCGACCGTCGCCGGCCCGAAGGGGGAGCGGCAGCCGAGTGAAAACGAACTGGCGATCGCCCGCGCTCAGGGAGTCCATGTCGCCCGAATCGCCGTGAAGCTCGCTGCGAAGTAG
- a CDS encoding lactonase family protein, producing MVPQALAGQKPGATRLLAYVGTFTSPLKDVLPTQVDLPPGNGRGIHIFEVDQATGALKPAGIYESGSSPNCLAVNADNTRLFSTNETDHVGPSKEGTVSAFAIDPATGALTLLNTIRSGGAGPTYISLHPSGRFLFVANYFGGSIAVLPVQADGRLGEPTDVKVDEGPIGPTRAKHAPPGSFAFSGHDRTHAHMVLPDPAGRFVIHVDLGLDRIYVWKFDEQKGTLAPAATPFVSLPPGDGPRHFHFHPNGKWFYSIQEEGSTLALFDYDAATGALTARQTISSLPPGYAGSNFCSEILVSHDGKFVYAGNRLHDSIGIFAIGPNGELSFVADEWTRGNYPRSFAFDPTGQFLYCCNQRADNVTVFKVDRTSGRLEFTGQFLPVGNPSHVAFVSLKTIR from the coding sequence ATGGTCCCCCAGGCCCTCGCCGGCCAGAAGCCCGGGGCCACCCGACTGCTGGCCTACGTCGGCACCTTCACGTCTCCCCTGAAGGATGTCCTGCCGACTCAGGTCGACCTTCCCCCCGGCAACGGCCGCGGCATCCACATCTTCGAAGTCGACCAGGCGACCGGAGCCCTCAAACCCGCAGGGATCTACGAATCCGGAAGCAGCCCGAACTGCCTCGCCGTCAACGCCGACAACACCCGCCTCTTCTCGACCAACGAGACCGACCACGTCGGCCCGTCGAAGGAAGGAACCGTCAGTGCGTTTGCCATCGATCCGGCAACCGGAGCCCTCACCCTCCTGAACACGATTCGCTCAGGAGGCGCCGGCCCCACCTACATCAGCCTGCATCCTTCCGGCCGATTCCTGTTCGTCGCCAACTACTTCGGCGGCTCCATCGCGGTCCTCCCTGTCCAGGCGGACGGCCGCCTCGGCGAGCCGACCGATGTCAAAGTCGACGAAGGCCCGATCGGCCCCACGCGCGCGAAGCACGCACCTCCCGGCAGCTTCGCATTCAGCGGGCATGACCGCACGCACGCCCACATGGTCCTGCCCGATCCCGCCGGCCGGTTCGTGATCCACGTCGATCTCGGCCTCGACCGCATCTACGTCTGGAAGTTTGATGAGCAGAAAGGAACGCTCGCTCCCGCCGCGACTCCCTTCGTCTCGCTTCCTCCCGGCGATGGCCCCCGCCACTTCCACTTCCACCCGAACGGCAAGTGGTTCTATTCGATCCAGGAGGAAGGCTCGACGCTTGCCCTCTTCGATTACGACGCCGCGACCGGCGCCCTCACAGCCCGGCAGACCATCTCATCGCTCCCGCCCGGATACGCCGGCAGCAACTTCTGCTCGGAAATCCTCGTCTCGCACGATGGAAAGTTCGTCTACGCCGGCAACCGTCTGCACGACAGCATCGGCATCTTCGCGATCGGTCCGAATGGCGAACTCAGCTTCGTCGCCGACGAATGGACCCGCGGAAACTATCCACGGAGTTTCGCGTTCGACCCGACCGGACAGTTCCTCTACTGCTGCAACCAGCGGGCCGACAACGTCACCGTCTTCAAGGTCGACCGCACCTCCGGACGACTGGAATTCACGGGGCAGTTCCTCCCCGTGGGCAACCCGTCGCACGTCGCTTTCGTCTCCCTGAAAACGATCAGGTAG
- the pcp gene encoding pyroglutamyl-peptidase I, whose amino-acid sequence MTTSSEAAGTPAVRTVLVTGFEPFGGETENPSRQIALELAGRSVLGRTIVSEVLPCVFGKSTRALRTAIRKHAPELVICLGQAGGRAGLTLERVAINLDDAPLPDNAGVRPIDQPILKSGPAAYWSTLPVKGMARAMAMAGIEASVSHSAGTYVCNHVFYGLMQSLKRRPATRGGFIHVPFLPEQSLRQGRSAPFMLLPQMVRGIEVAIETALSLAEDASIAGGATH is encoded by the coding sequence ATGACCACGTCGTCCGAAGCAGCCGGAACACCTGCTGTCCGCACGGTGCTTGTCACCGGGTTCGAGCCCTTTGGCGGGGAGACGGAGAATCCGTCGCGACAGATCGCGCTGGAACTCGCGGGGAGGAGCGTGCTGGGGAGGACGATCGTGAGCGAGGTTCTACCGTGTGTGTTCGGAAAATCGACCCGGGCGCTGCGAACGGCGATCAGGAAGCATGCCCCGGAGCTGGTGATCTGTCTGGGGCAGGCGGGGGGCCGGGCCGGGCTGACGCTCGAGCGCGTGGCGATCAACCTGGATGACGCGCCGCTGCCGGATAACGCGGGGGTCCGTCCGATCGATCAGCCGATTCTCAAGTCGGGGCCGGCGGCTTACTGGTCGACGCTGCCGGTGAAAGGGATGGCCCGGGCGATGGCGATGGCGGGCATCGAGGCAAGCGTTTCGCATTCGGCCGGCACGTACGTCTGCAACCACGTGTTCTACGGGCTGATGCAGTCGCTCAAACGACGCCCTGCGACGCGGGGCGGATTCATCCACGTCCCCTTTCTTCCGGAGCAGTCGCTGCGTCAGGGCCGCAGCGCCCCGTTCATGCTGCTGCCGCAGATGGTGCGGGGCATCGAGGTGGCGATCGAAACGGCGCTGAGCCTGGCTGAGGATGCGTCGATCGCGGGGGGAGCGACGCATTGA